Within the Catalinimonas niigatensis genome, the region GAGTAGATGGTAGAAAATTTCCAGCGATCATCTCCGTAAATTTTGTCATAGAGGGAAGGTGCCGGTACATAGCCCCCTCTTTCATTTGGTAGATCAATCCCCAATGGTTGTCCTAAACCAAAACTCATGACATGCTTGCGCCACTTCTCTAAGCCTATCTCTGTATCTTTAAAGGTGTTATCTGACACATTCTGATTCAGAATACGCTTATAGGTGTTCCAGAAATAAGGATTACAGGATACTTCAATAGCCCCTTTAAGATCTTCATGAGAATGTGGGCCATGGCAGGCAATAATGCTTCTGTCACAAGAAAAACGAGTTTGAGGAGTAATTACGCCTTCCTGTAAGCCTATTAATGCTTGTATTGTCTTGAAAATAGACCCTGGAGGAAAAGCTCCCATTAGTGGTCGGTTGAACAAAGGCTTGGCAGTATCTGTCAGTAGCGTAGAAAAATTTTTGCTGTATTCTCTCCCCGACAGCATGTTAGGATCATAAGAGGGAGCTGTTACAAAGGTGAGTACTTCTCCGGTTTTAGGCTCAATAGCCACTACACTACCTCGCTTACCCATCATCAGGGTCTCGGCATACTCCTGCAAATCTATATCAATGGTACTTTGAAGATTTTCACCGCGAACAGAAAGTGTATCCCATGTCCCTCCTTTAAAAGCCCCCTTCTCTACACCCCGTACATTAACCATCTTATATTTTACACCCCGCTTTCCGCGTAATTGTTTTTCATAGTTAGATTCTATACCGCTGATCCCAATATAATCACCCTGACGATAATAGCTTGTAGAATCTTGTCCCAATTGATATTTGCTGATCTCACCGACATATCCCAAAGCGTTGGCCAGGCTACGGTGAGTATAAGCTCGGTTGGTTCTGGGCTGTATTCTGAAACCGGGATAGTTAATAAGGTAGTCTTGTACAGTAGCAAAGGTCTTGTTGGAAATCTGCTTGATAAATACTGAAGGTTTTACATAAGAATACTGCTTGGCCTTTTGCATTTTCTCGACAAATTCTTCTTGTGTAATGCCAAAATGATTACAAAATGCAAGTGTGTCTTTCAATGCTACTTCTTTGGGGATTACTTCCAGATCATACATGGGAGCATTGAAAACAATGAGTTTTCCGTTACGATCATAGACCAAACCGCGATAAGGAGGACGGATTTCTCGCTCAATGATATTAGTCTCCGCCTTATCCCGATAGTCAGTACTCAGGACTTGGATAGAAAACAATTTGATAATAAATACAACTGCCACGAGTACTACGGCTCCGCGAATGATGTATTTTCTATTACTATTCTTCATAGAACAGTTCTTCTGGGCGTATGAATAATGTATTGAATTACCGTAACTAAAGTAAAGGTAAATGCAGTACTGGCCAATGTTTTTATCAAAGTATAGTAGAACAAGCTAAAACCACCCACTTCTACAAAAAAGATAACAGCATGATGTACAAAAATTACAGGCACCGCATAGGTGACAAACCATCTTAGACCCATTGCGCGAGGACTAGGGGTCATGCCAATATCATAACCTCCCCGGGGAGTAAGCGCGTTGATCCAGTATCGCCTTATATACATTATGAACACACAGGCGGCAGCATGAATTCCAAAAGTGTTGTAAAAAATATCAACCACCAAGCCTGTAGTGAACCCCAGTAACATACAAGTGACTGTAGCTGCCTCTATGGGAAGGAGTAATAAAAAGGCTATATATACAAAACAGAAAGCTACATCGAAAAGCACCAGATTCCTGACGATAAAGACTTGCAGTAAAATATATACTACAAAATTAATGGCTTGTGGTATAAGATAGCGGCTATTCATCTGCTGTTATAATGTTTTCTAATGAGTCCTGCTCTTTTCGTAATACGTTCTTTACCACATATACATAAGACAGTCTGTAAAAATCATTAGAAAGATTAATATCTATATCGTAAAAAGCTGCATCTTCTTCCGGCCTTACTTCTGCTACTGTACCAATCATGGTATTGGGTGGGTAAATCCCACTATAGCCAGAAGTAACAATGGTATCTCCATTGATAATATTGATATGAATCGGAATATTATCCAAACTTGCCAGGCGAGGGTTTTTTCCTCCCCATACAATAGAGCCTAAGGTGTTTGAGCGTTTTACAATTGCAGATACAAACATATCCGTATGCAATACAGAAGTGATCACTGCAAAATGATCAGAGACATCCTTCACTTTACCTACTACCCCATCAGGACTGATGACACCCATGTCAGGTTCTATGCCATCCAGCCTCCCTTTGTTGATGGTTACGTAATTCTTCGCCCGGTAAATCGTATTATCCACTACCTTGGCGGGAATAAAAGCAAACTGCTTCATGCGAACACTATCGCTCTTACTCCTGGCTTGAGGCAGTATGAAGATAGAGTCCTCAGCCAAAGCCTTCAATGCAAGGGAGTCTTTTGTGAGGAGACTACCAGAATTATTCGGTTCTCCACTGATCATCAGCTCATGTAAGCGTGCATTTTCAGCCGCTAATCGCTGGTTTACCTCCTTAAGAGAGAAATATTCTGAAACAGAATTGGTCGTAGTCATCACTGAAGCTACCAACCGATTGGATGAGTTCAGAACGGCTGCCTGATGATAAGAATTACTATTAACAATGAAGAAAATGCTTAAGGATTCTAACAGAACGAATAAAAATGAAGACCTGTAATTATACAGAAATGTTAATAAACTATGCATCTACTTTTTTAGGTCATCAATACTGATTTAAAAGAATCAAATTTTTTCAAAGCAACACCTGTTCCTCTTACCACTGCACGCAACGGATCATCTGCCACATGTACGGGTAACTTGGTTTTAAGCGCCAGCCTTTTGTCGAGTCCTCTTAATAGTGCTCCCCCTCCGGTAAGGTGAATGCCATTGTCATAAATATCAGCAGAAAGTTCAGGAGGAGAAATCTCTAAGGCTTTTAGTACAGCTTCTTCAATTTTTGAGATGGACTTATCTAGGGCAAAAGCTATTTCAGAATAAGAAACTTTTATCACTTTAGGAATCCCTGTCATCAAATCGCGTCCTCTGATTTCATAATCATCTGGCTCATCATCAAGTTCGGTTAGAGCTGATCCTACCTCTACTTTTACCTTCTCAGCCGAACGTTCACCGATTAGCAGATTGTGC harbors:
- the mrdA gene encoding penicillin-binding protein 2 gives rise to the protein MKNSNRKYIIRGAVVLVAVVFIIKLFSIQVLSTDYRDKAETNIIEREIRPPYRGLVYDRNGKLIVFNAPMYDLEVIPKEVALKDTLAFCNHFGITQEEFVEKMQKAKQYSYVKPSVFIKQISNKTFATVQDYLINYPGFRIQPRTNRAYTHRSLANALGYVGEISKYQLGQDSTSYYRQGDYIGISGIESNYEKQLRGKRGVKYKMVNVRGVEKGAFKGGTWDTLSVRGENLQSTIDIDLQEYAETLMMGKRGSVVAIEPKTGEVLTFVTAPSYDPNMLSGREYSKNFSTLLTDTAKPLFNRPLMGAFPPGSIFKTIQALIGLQEGVITPQTRFSCDRSIIACHGPHSHEDLKGAIEVSCNPYFWNTYKRILNQNVSDNTFKDTEIGLEKWRKHVMSFGLGQPLGIDLPNERGGYVPAPSLYDKIYGDDRWKFSTIYSNAIGQGELQIVPLQMANLSAVIANRGYYITPHLIKAIGEDGQPLEKYREKNYTTIDPQHFDVVVEAMADVVRVGTGSYRAKLKDIEVCGKTGTVQNSQGEDHSVFIAFAPKDDPQIAIAVYVENAGQGARAAAGISGLMIEKYIQGCTDRYQIEDYILKGKFIY
- a CDS encoding Rod shape-determining protein MreD: MNSRYLIPQAINFVVYILLQVFIVRNLVLFDVAFCFVYIAFLLLLPIEAATVTCMLLGFTTGLVVDIFYNTFGIHAAACVFIMYIRRYWINALTPRGGYDIGMTPSPRAMGLRWFVTYAVPVIFVHHAVIFFVEVGGFSLFYYTLIKTLASTAFTFTLVTVIQYIIHTPRRTVL
- the mreC gene encoding rod shape-determining protein MreC, translated to MHSLLTFLYNYRSSFLFVLLESLSIFFIVNSNSYHQAAVLNSSNRLVASVMTTTNSVSEYFSLKEVNQRLAAENARLHELMISGEPNNSGSLLTKDSLALKALAEDSIFILPQARSKSDSVRMKQFAFIPAKVVDNTIYRAKNYVTINKGRLDGIEPDMGVISPDGVVGKVKDVSDHFAVITSVLHTDMFVSAIVKRSNTLGSIVWGGKNPRLASLDNIPIHINIINGDTIVTSGYSGIYPPNTMIGTVAEVRPEEDAAFYDIDINLSNDFYRLSYVYVVKNVLRKEQDSLENIITADE